The DNA region CCATACCCATTGCGATCGGCAATCCCAAACCTAAACTTAATTTCACACTATCCAGATAACGATTAAATTCTTCAAGACTTCGCCCCACTTGCATATAGCCCCAATCCCGATTATCTTGGGTGTGTAGTATTAAAGAATTTTGATGATAATCATTGCCTTTGCTGTCTTTGAGAAATAACCATTTTTCATTGCTGAAGACAGTAGATAGCCCTTCTGGATAATTGCCAGTAGTAGCAATCAAGCGTCCTGAAATATCAAAAAAACGCACATAGTAGTGATCTTTGTTAACTACACCAAGAAAATGGCGTTTAGTATCTGACTGCTGTTGAGTACAGCTGCTNTCAACTCTACATAGATTTATATTTGGGAATAGCTGCTGTATAACAGGTTCCAAACTCCCAGGTTGCCTGAGCTTAAATTCAATAGTGTCATGGAGTGTTCCGGCTACAGACTCAATTTCACTGTCCAAGGCTACCACATGGGCACGGAAAACAGCTCTGTAGACACCGAAAGCACAAACGCTTAAAATTGAACCCATGACGAGGGCATACCACAGAGCTAAACGAACACGAGTTCCTCGAAACAGTTTATTTTGATTCATTAGTCACATTAAGACGATATCCCATACCGTGCAAAGTTTCAATCGGGTTGGTGCAGTCGAAGCAGGCTAGTTTGCGACGCAACAAACGTACTTGTGCTGCTACCACATTGCTAGCAGGTTCTGCACTCACTTCCCAAAGCTGATTGCGAATCTGTTCGGTGGTAACAATTTGATTGGGGTGCTTCATCAAATATTCCACCAGTTGGAATTCTTTATTAGTTAAAGAAATTTCCTGTTTTTCCCCCGTCGTATTTTGACCGACAACTGTACTATTGCTGTAATCTAAAGTAAAGTTACCAACGGTTAATTGTTGAGGTTGTAAGTGGGGATAACGCCGCTGCAATGCCCGCAACCTTGCCAGTAATTCTGCCATTCCAAAAGGCTTCACCAAGTAATCATCAGCACCCGCATCTAAGCCAGCAACTTTATCTTCCATGCTATCTCTAGCTGTGAGCATCAAGACAGGTAAAGAATTTCCTTTTAAACGCAGCTTTTTACACAATTCCAAACCAGTAAATCCTGGGAGCATCCAATCTAAAATCGCCACTGTATATTGTGCCGAACTATTTTCTAAATATGCCCATGCTTCATTACCATCCATTACCCAGTCAACTAAATATTTTTGTTGCTTCAGCGTTCGCTTAATAGCAGCGCCCAAATCTGACTCATCTTCGACTAGCAGTACCCGCATATCAAATTGAAAAGTTAGAGGTTCGTGGCAATTTTGTAAAATCAGCATAGTTAATAACAGGGTAATCCCTTAGAAATAGATTGACAGAAGTTGATGAAATTCTGAGTTATTCAATCATGTATACAAGCAAGTTATCTAAGATCATAAACAGATGCTACGCCTTGGCAGTAGATAATCTATAAGAAAAACTCAGTACATCCCATTGCTCAATTGGTGTGAGTGATACTCAGTTAGAGAAGTTAACAAATCTAACTAATTGCAAGAGATATACCGAGTTATTTTTTATTCTGACAGGTAAAGATGAAATCAAGATGAAATATTAAGTCAGCTTAGAAAATCTCTAATTGCACTTAACCCCAACCACAATACACAAATAAAAAGCTAGGGTTTTGACTTCGTTCATGTACTAACAAATAAGTATTAGTTTTGATATACCACCCTAGACAAAACAACCCTTATTTATATCAAATTATAAATCTCAATAAATTGCTCATTTTTCCATATAAAAGCCCGCCCGCAGGCGAGCTAAGATTTTTCCAAATGAGAATACCTAATAGCTAATAGCTAAGAAATATTAACCATTATCTGTTAGCCGTTTTAGAAAGCAAAAGTGGTACGCAGTGTACCAACGTAGATGGTGTCATTGTTATTATTATGCTCTGGATTAAAGATAACCAATAAACCAGGAGTGACGGAAATATTATCGTTGATCTGTAGGCGGTACAGAGCCTCTAGGTGGTAAGAGGTGTCGTTATCTTCACGCCTAGTAGTTCTTGCGGCGGAAGTGAATGCATCATTATCACTTACTTTAGGTGGTTGACCAAAGATCAGGCCAAGCAAGTTGCCTTCTTTACCAAAGTCTTTGAAGGCTAGGGTTGCAGCCCAGTAGTTCATTGATGCTTCATCACCTTGATTTACACCCGTACCACTTCCCTTGGCTTCAGCGTTGCTGTAACCGTACCAACCACCAATAGTCAACTTGGAACTGGGTTTGAAGGTAGCTTCTATACCGTAATGGTTGGCAGTAGTAGCAACTCCATTGAAGGGATTACCTGCGTATACACTACCTGTACCCTCAAACATGTTTACACTGGATAAACTATTTTGATAGCTGTGAGCGTAGGTAAGACCAATATTAAATGCATCACTAGGCCTGAAAGCTACCTGACCAAGGGCTGTATAGGCACCATTTGTCAGACCTCCATTTGAACCAGGATTGCTAGCTGTGCGAGCTATGTAAGCCGCAGATGCAGTGAAAGCTCCTGTAGGATTCAAAGTTATGGTTGCACCTGCACCACCGAAACCAGTGCGATAGATGGGGCTAAATCGACCATAGCGAGACAAAGCGCCCCTACCATCACTGGCAAGATCAGGGTTGAAGTTGTTGATGTTGTCGTATATGTTACCGCCTGCCGCATCAATTTTTACCCGCACTGCATTACTCAGGTTGAAAGCATAGTTAATTTTATCGATGACAGTCTCATTGTTCTGATTTCCGTCAAAACCGAGGCGGGTCATGTTAGTACCCGTCACATTTGTGTCATAGGGAGTGATGTTCCGGGATTGCAAGCGGATTTGCAACAGGTCTGTACCAACAAAACTTGATTCCAATCTCAGACGAACCCGGTCAGTTAGAATAGTATTAGAATCTAGGTCAGGAGCAGTACTTGGATCTACACCAGAAGGAACTGCCCTTTGATCGCTACCAAAAACATTAGATACGTTAAAAATTGCTTCCCCAATTAACTTGGTGGTAGTCGAGAACTGATTGGCTTCCAACTCAGCAGTGCGTACTTCTAAAGCATCTACGCGACCACGCAGGGTAGC from Nostoc sp. GT001 includes:
- the rppA gene encoding two-component system response regulator RppA, giving the protein MLILQNCHEPLTFQFDMRVLLVEDESDLGAAIKRTLKQQKYLVDWVMDGNEAWAYLENSSAQYTVAILDWMLPGFTGLELCKKLRLKGNSLPVLMLTARDSMEDKVAGLDAGADDYLVKPFGMAELLARLRALQRRYPHLQPQQLTVGNFTLDYSNSTVVGQNTTGEKQEISLTNKEFQLVEYLMKHPNQIVTTEQIRNQLWEVSAEPASNVVAAQVRLLRRKLACFDCTNPIETLHGMGYRLNVTNESK
- a CDS encoding iron uptake porin, producing MSKLFWKCLLISPGVLLANLVFSGATIAAEIPVPTEVKQEANSLPKDSSLSQIQQYSGEIGQVTSVSQFSDVQPTDWAFQALQSLVERYGCIAGYPNATYRGNRALTRYEFAAGLNACLDRVNELIATATADLVTKEDLATLQRLQEEFSAELATLRGRVDALEVRTAELEANQFSTTTKLIGEAIFNVSNVFGSDQRAVPSGVDPSTAPDLDSNTILTDRVRLRLESSFVGTDLLQIRLQSRNITPYDTNVTGTNMTRLGFDGNQNNETVIDKINYAFNLSNAVRVKIDAAGGNIYDNINNFNPDLASDGRGALSRYGRFSPIYRTGFGGAGATITLNPTGAFTASAAYIARTASNPGSNGGLTNGAYTALGQVAFRPSDAFNIGLTYAHSYQNSLSSVNMFEGTGSVYAGNPFNGVATTANHYGIEATFKPSSKLTIGGWYGYSNAEAKGSGTGVNQGDEASMNYWAATLAFKDFGKEGNLLGLIFGQPPKVSDNDAFTSAARTTRREDNDTSYHLEALYRLQINDNISVTPGLLVIFNPEHNNNNDTIYVGTLRTTFAF